In a genomic window of Meleagris gallopavo isolate NT-WF06-2002-E0010 breed Aviagen turkey brand Nicholas breeding stock chromosome 1, Turkey_5.1, whole genome shotgun sequence:
- the TGDS gene encoding dTDP-D-glucose 4,6-dehydratase: FSLDLSFWHALEFTYVNVYGTNVLVAAAHEAKVEKFVYVSTDEVYGGSTDQEFDESSPKCPTNPYASSKAAAECFVQSYWERYQFPVVITRSSNVYGPHQYPEKVIPKFISLLQQNRKCCIHGSGLQRRNFLYATDVVEAFLTVLKEGKPGEIYNIGTNFEMSIVQLAKELIHLIKKTSSESEMEHWMDYVKDR; encoded by the exons ttttctttagatCTTTCATTTTGGCATGCCCTGGAATTCACTTATGTGAATGTTTATGGCACTAATGTACTGGTTGCTGCTGCCCATGAAGCCAAAGTGGAGAAGTTTGTCTATGTCAGTACAGATGAAGTGTATGGAGGCAGCACTGATCAG gaattTGATGAATCCTCACCAAAATGTCCTACAAATCCCTATGCCTCCTCTAAAGCTGCTGCGGAATGTTTTGTTCAGTCTTACTGGGAAAGGTACCAA TTTCCAGTTGTTATCACTCGAAGTAGTAACGTTTATGGACCACACCAGTATCCAGAAAAA GTTATACCAAAGTTCATATCTTTGTTGCAACAGAACAGAAAGTG CTGTATTCATGGTTCTGGActtcagagaaggaattttCTATATGCAACTGATGTAGTAGAAGCATTCCTTACTGTCCTGAAGGAGGGGAAGCCAGGTGAAATTTATAACATTGGAACTAATTTTGAGATGTCCATTGTCCAGCTTGCAAAGGAATTAATCCATTTA ATAAAGAAGACCAGTTCAGAATCTGAAATGGAGCACTGGATGGACTATGTTAAAGATAGGTAA